One window of the Caldisericota bacterium genome contains the following:
- a CDS encoding aspartate aminotransferase family protein, protein MGSILIKTEIPGPKSRIIEEKRAKYVASTMGSLASFYAKKGHGAVIEDVDGNKFIDFTGGWGCLTVGHTPEKVVNAIKDQVEKYLHTDFTAVPYEPFADLAKMIAERAPGDFEKQVGFFNSGAEAVENAVKIAKGVTKRKGIVVFDYAFHGRTLLTMTMTHRAMPYKYIYGPFASEVYRLPFPNSHVNKLKVSDFEQILKDHVCPENIAAVVIEPIQGEGGFNIPPEGFLEEIRRVTEKYGIMFVADEVQSGYGRTGKLFAIQNWNVIPDLISLGKSIAAGLPLSAVVGNKKYFDSLPNSSIGSTFGGNPLACRAGIEVINIIEEEHLLERAVYLGGIIKKRLNEIKKKYPAIGETRGISALRAIEFIKDRDTWEPDSDTAKAVIQEAMKNGLILAGAGIHGNVIRFLIPLVITDEQLNEGLDVLDRAIGTVTK, encoded by the coding sequence ATGGGCAGCATTTTAATCAAAACTGAAATTCCCGGTCCAAAGAGTAGAATTATTGAAGAAAAAAGGGCAAAATATGTTGCTTCCACGATGGGTTCTCTGGCGTCATTTTATGCAAAAAAAGGTCATGGTGCCGTTATAGAAGATGTAGATGGTAATAAGTTTATTGATTTCACTGGCGGTTGGGGATGTCTTACTGTCGGTCATACGCCCGAAAAAGTTGTAAATGCCATTAAAGACCAGGTGGAAAAATATCTTCACACTGATTTCACAGCGGTGCCGTACGAACCGTTTGCGGATCTTGCAAAGATGATTGCAGAGAGAGCTCCGGGAGATTTTGAAAAACAAGTAGGGTTCTTTAATAGTGGCGCAGAAGCTGTTGAAAATGCAGTGAAGATTGCTAAAGGTGTTACAAAGAGAAAAGGAATTGTTGTGTTTGATTATGCTTTCCATGGCAGAACTCTTTTGACAATGACAATGACTCATAGAGCAATGCCATACAAGTATATTTACGGTCCTTTTGCGTCAGAAGTTTACAGATTACCTTTCCCGAATTCTCATGTGAATAAACTAAAGGTTAGTGATTTTGAACAAATTCTGAAAGACCATGTATGTCCAGAAAATATTGCAGCAGTTGTCATTGAGCCAATTCAGGGAGAAGGCGGATTTAATATTCCACCTGAAGGATTCTTAGAAGAAATACGGCGAGTAACTGAAAAGTATGGCATTATGTTTGTTGCAGATGAAGTGCAGAGCGGGTATGGGAGAACAGGAAAGCTTTTTGCCATACAAAATTGGAATGTTATTCCAGATCTCATTTCTTTAGGTAAATCTATTGCAGCAGGACTTCCTCTGTCAGCAGTTGTTGGAAATAAAAAATATTTTGATAGTTTACCGAATAGTTCTATTGGAAGCACATTTGGTGGAAATCCACTAGCTTGTAGGGCAGGGATTGAGGTGATAAATATTATCGAAGAAGAGCATTTGCTGGAGAGGGCAGTATACCTTGGAGGCATCATTAAAAAACGGCTTAATGAAATAAAGAAAAAATATCCAGCAATAGGAGAAACAAGAGGCATTAGCGCACTTAGGGCAATAGAGTTTATTAAAGATAGAGATACGTGGGAGCCAGATAGCGATACTGCAAAAGCTGTAATCCAGGAAGCAATGAAGAATGGATTAATTCTTGCAGGAGCGGGGATTCATGGTAACGTTATTCGTTTTCTTATCCCACTTGTGATTACTGACGAACAGCTAAACGAAGGATTGGATGTACTTGATAGAGCAATTGGAACAGTAACAAAGTAG
- a CDS encoding phosphate acyltransferase has translation MEIKKIDDIVKIVEGRPKKRVAIAFGEDFHSLQAAEKGIKEGMFNVINFVRKTKVEEIAQKNNIDTSLMEIVNVEDDDKAIKLAVKAVREGRADILMKGIVSSSKYLKGILNKEYGLLPEGKLLSNAAFIEVPTYHKLLIVSDPGVIIKPTLEMKIQQVKYCVDVAIKIGIKNPKVAILSAVETVNPKMESTIDAAIIAQMNRRGQIKNCTIDGPLSMDLAVSKVAAEIKKVDSKVAGDADILIFPNIETGNVFYKCATKLLNAKTAAVLLGTTAPCILPSRGDTTEIKFYSLIVASAMAGENK, from the coding sequence ATGGAAATAAAAAAAATAGATGACATAGTAAAAATAGTAGAAGGAAGGCCTAAAAAAAGAGTAGCAATAGCGTTTGGCGAAGATTTTCACAGTTTACAGGCAGCTGAAAAGGGGATAAAAGAAGGGATGTTTAATGTAATAAATTTTGTAAGAAAAACCAAAGTAGAAGAGATAGCGCAAAAAAACAATATTGATACATCTCTTATGGAAATTGTTAATGTAGAAGACGATGACAAAGCAATAAAACTTGCTGTTAAAGCTGTGAGAGAAGGAAGAGCAGATATTTTAATGAAGGGAATTGTAAGCTCTTCAAAATACCTCAAGGGAATACTAAATAAGGAATACGGGCTTTTGCCAGAAGGAAAATTACTCTCCAATGCGGCTTTTATTGAAGTGCCTACTTATCACAAACTTCTTATTGTGTCTGATCCAGGAGTCATTATCAAGCCAACTTTAGAAATGAAGATTCAGCAGGTTAAATACTGCGTGGATGTTGCAATAAAAATCGGGATAAAAAACCCGAAAGTTGCTATACTATCCGCAGTAGAAACAGTAAATCCAAAGATGGAATCCACAATAGATGCTGCAATTATCGCACAGATGAACAGACGTGGACAGATTAAAAACTGTACCATCGACGGGCCATTGTCAATGGATCTTGCCGTATCGAAAGTAGCAGCTGAAATAAAAAAGGTAGATTCGAAAGTAGCAGGAGACGCAGACATCCTCATATTCCCAAATATAGAAACAGGAAATGTTTTCTACAAATGCGCTACAAAGCTCCTTAATGCAAAAACAGCTGCCGTTCTGCTTGGAACAACAGCACCATGTATTCTGCCGTCCAGGGGAGATACCACAGAAATAAAATTCTATTCGCTAATCGTTGCTTCAGCAATGGCTGGAGAGAACAAATGA
- the buk gene encoding butyrate kinase: MKILVINPGSTSTKISIFEDKKEVYKEKLDHQKEEIAKFPHIPDQFEFRKQIVLNALKKARFNLNDFDAIGARGGNTHPLESGTYRVNEKMIEDLMGLQYGEHASNLGAPLAYTLANEVGIPAFIVDPVIVDEMQLVAKVTGLKGIERRAKDHPLNQKAAAREAAKKLGITYGEGNFIVAHLGGGISVASHKKGRIIDVNDALNGDGPFSPERAGDLPNIAVVDMCFSGKYTKEEIKKSLAGKGGLVSHLETNSLIKVEKMIADGNKYAKLVFDAMVYQIAKEIGKHATVMRGEVDAIVLTGGLANSEQLINGIKEYVTFIAPLFVYPGEHEMEAIARGVRRVLENKEKAKEYS, encoded by the coding sequence ATGAAAATTCTCGTCATAAATCCAGGTTCTACATCCACAAAAATAAGTATATTCGAGGATAAAAAAGAAGTTTATAAAGAAAAACTCGATCACCAAAAAGAAGAAATTGCGAAATTCCCCCATATACCAGACCAGTTTGAATTCAGAAAACAAATTGTTTTAAATGCACTCAAAAAAGCTAGATTCAACTTAAATGATTTTGATGCAATTGGTGCAAGAGGAGGCAATACGCACCCCCTTGAATCAGGGACATACAGGGTTAATGAAAAAATGATTGAAGACCTTATGGGCTTGCAATACGGGGAGCATGCATCAAACCTTGGAGCACCACTCGCTTATACACTTGCAAACGAAGTAGGAATCCCCGCATTCATTGTTGACCCAGTTATTGTGGATGAAATGCAGCTTGTTGCGAAAGTTACCGGACTTAAAGGCATTGAAAGAAGAGCAAAAGATCATCCATTAAATCAGAAAGCAGCAGCAAGAGAAGCAGCAAAGAAATTAGGTATCACATACGGCGAAGGAAATTTTATTGTAGCACACTTAGGTGGCGGCATATCCGTTGCTTCACACAAAAAGGGAAGAATAATTGATGTAAACGATGCTTTAAACGGTGATGGGCCATTTTCACCAGAGCGCGCGGGAGATCTGCCAAATATTGCAGTTGTTGATATGTGCTTCTCAGGAAAATATACAAAAGAAGAAATCAAAAAATCCCTTGCAGGTAAAGGCGGGCTTGTTTCTCACCTTGAGACAAATTCATTAATAAAAGTAGAAAAGATGATTGCAGATGGCAACAAATATGCAAAACTGGTATTTGATGCCATGGTCTACCAGATTGCAAAAGAAATAGGGAAACACGCCACAGTAATGAGGGGGGAAGTAGATGCAATTGTGCTTACGGGTGGACTTGCCAATTCAGAGCAACTTATAAACGGTATAAAAGAATATGTAACCTTTATTGCCCCTCTGTTTGTATATCCCGGCGAGCACGAAATGGAAGCAATTGCACGAGGTGTAAGAAGAGTATTAGAAAACAAAGAAAAAGCAAAAGAATACAGTTAG